The DNA sequence GTTGATGCTGCTGGTGAGGAACTGTGGATCGGGGCGCGGATGATGGAGTTGGCGGATGCCCATGGGGACTCCCTTGCCGACAATGCGAGAATCAAGCGTCTGACCGCTAAGGAGCAGGTACGTTGGTATCAGTCACTGCGGGGCCTCACCGTAGACGGAATTGCGGGTGCCATGACGGTTATCCAGATCAATAATGATCTCAAGGCAGATGTTCCAAGGCTTGTTACTTCTGGAAAGGGAGAGCAGGGATAGATTATGTCCTACATTCTTGATGCCCTCAGAAAGTCCGAGACCGAACGTCGTCAGGGGAAGGTTCCGGATCTCGGCCAGCAGGTACAGCTGATTCACCGGCCCAAAAAACGAAGAATTTCTCCGGTGCTTTGGGTGGCATTGGCATTGCTGGTAAATGCTGTGGTGCTGGCAGTTTTGTTCTGGCCGGAACGGATAAGTGATTCTGGTACCGAACCGGGTGCGCTGGAGACAGCGCCGGAACAGGTTCCCACCATTGCCCCGCCGCCCACACAGATTCCAGCTGCCTCCGAACCCCCGGTTGAGGTCGTTTCTCAGGCGCAGCCGGAGCGGGCCAGTGAGCCCTTGGCAGAGCCTGTCCGCGAACGGCCAACCATTATCACTCCATCGTTGCCGCAAAAACGGCAAGCCCCGCTGTATAGCCGGGATGCCCCTGGAGCAGGGGCTGGAGCAAGAGTGCCGCACCTGGTGGAGCTGCCCCTTTCATTTCAAAAGAGTATCCCGGACCTGATGTTTAACAGCCATATTTACGCTACGGACCCTTATTCCAGCCGGGTGATGATTAACGGGCATTACCTGCGCCAGGGTGAATCTTTTTCCGGCATTACAGTCGAAGAGGTTACTGAAGACGGCGTGGTGCTCAGCAAGCAGGGCAGAAAATTTCGGGTGGGCATTGTCCGTGACTGGGTGAGCCCGCGCTGATGCCATTGAACGACGATATCAAGCAGCAGATCCAGCAGAGTTATCGGGATGTATTATCAGGCAAAGGTGTCCGCGCCCGTTATGGCCAGCGCCTGATGATCGCCGAAATCGCCCGCTACATGGGAGATATCACTGAGAATGACGGCCAGCGAACCTCTCCCGCAGCCGTCTGTGTGGTAGAAGCCGGTACGGGTACCGGTAAGACTCTGGCCTATCTCATCGCAGCCATTCCGGTGGCCAAGGCCCTGGGTAAAACGTTGGTGATCTCCACTGCAACTGTGGCCTTGCAAGACCAGATCGTTCAGAAGGACCTGCCGGATCTGAAGGCGCACAGTAAGCTGGACTTTACCTGGACGCTCGCCAAAGGCCGTGGTCGCTACCTGTGTATGTCCCGCCTGGAGTCACGGTTGCATGACGAGGGTAACGGTGACAGCGATACCATGCCCTTGTTCCTTCTGGACGGCCCCGGTACGGAAGAGCCGGGCACACGGGCATTTTTTGAGGAAATGCTTGCAAGCTACGGCTCCCGGAAGTGGGACGGAGACAGGGATCACTGGCCGGAGCAGATACCTGATGATGTTTGGCGGCAGGTAACAACGGATCACCGTCAGTGTACTAATCGCCACTGCAGCTATTTCGACAGCTGCGCCTTTTTTGATGCGCGCAAGGATCTTGACGATGTGGACATCGTGGTGGCGAACCATGACCTCGTGCTTGCGGACCTTGCTCTGGGGGGCGGAGCGATTCTGCCGGAACCGGAGAATGCACTGTTCATATTCGACGAAGGCCACCATCTGCCGGACAAAGCGCTGAACCATTTTGCTGCGTCTGTGCCGCTGAACTCCACCCGGCAATGGCTTAAGCAGTTGTCCCAGGCTCTCACGAAAATGCAGCCCTATCTGGCGCCCGCTACCCCGGCTGCCAAAAGCATTGATCGTATAAGCACTGCATCCCGGGATGTAGATCTGGTTTTGGCCCGTGTTTACGAAGAAACCGAACAGAATACCGGATGGGAGTTTAATGAAGAGCGACGCTCCGCGCAGTGGCGCTATCCTGAAGGTGAGTTGCCCGAAGCCTTGGCCGAACTGGCATCTGAAAGCCGGATTGCCACAGCGAACCTGGTCCGGCATCTGGGCAACCTGGCGGATGAACTGCAAGGCGCTTTTGATGAGCGAAAACAGCATGAGATAGACCGTGATACGGCAGAAGCCTGGTATCCGGTTATCGGAGCATTTCACAGCCGCTCTGAGGACCAGTTGCGACTATGGACAGCCTGGACGGAGCAGTTTGACGGCCCCGGGAAAAGCCCGCCTCCGGCACGCTGGAGTGTGCGCCAACGCTGGGATCATGGTGAAGACATCACCCTGTTCAGTTCTCCGGTACTGGCAGACAATCTGCTTTATTCAAGGCTATGGTCAAGAGCCTATGGTGCTGTTCTCACCAGTGCGACATTAACGGCCCTGGGCCGCTTTGACCGGCTCCAGGCCAGAGCAGGGCTGCCGGAAGCGAGCCGCATGCTGGTAGTCCCCAGCTCCTTCCGCTACGGCGAGATGGCGACCGTTGAAGTGCCGGCGATGGACTGCATGCCCACCGATGATGGTTTTGCGGACGAACTGATCAAGCGTCTGCCTGCGGTATGGGCCGGAGAAACGGCTACGCTTGTGCTGTTTACTTCCCGTCGCCAGATGCATCAGGTCAGGGATGCGCTGGCGCCTGAGTACCCGGGTTTGATTATTACTCAGGACGATATGTCCCGGGGTGAGGTTTTACGCCAGCACAGGCAGCAGGTTGATGACGGTCGTCCCAGTGTCTTGTTTGGTGTGGCCAGCTTCGCGGAAGGTATCGATCTGCCCGGTAAATATCTGCACCATGTGGTGATTACCCGGCTGCCTTTTTCGGTTCCTGATAACCCTATAGAAGCGGGTCTGGCAGAGTGGATAACCCAGCGCGGGGGTAACCCGTTTATGGAAATCACGGTTCCGGATGCCTCAATCAAGCTGGTACAGGCTGTCGGTCGACTGCTGCGGACTGAAGAAGATACCGGCCGGGTTACAATTCTTGACCGGCGCATTGTTGCCAGGCGTTATGGTCAGTTGCTGCTGGATTCGCTGCCTCCGTTCCGGCGGATTATCGAGAGGTAAGCGCGCAGATTAAATTTTGGTCTAAACTGAGGCAAAGCGCACTTCTATACTAAAACAGAATGAAAAATTGCCGGTTTATGCGTATTCTTGAATTTTGTGCGCAAACAGAAATCTATATGCAGTCCGCCACAGGCCGGAAACTCAGGGAGCGACAGAGTCAATGAAACTACAACAGTTACGCTATATCTGGGAAGTTGCTCACCATGATCTCAATGTGTCGGCAACAGCCCAGAGTCTTTTTACCTCTCAGCCGGGGATTTCCAAACAGATTCGGCTTCTTGAAGATGAGCTGGGGCTGGAAATATTTGCCCGTAGTGGCAAACATCTGACTCGTATCACCCCTGGCGGCGAAATTATTGTTCGTGAGGCTGGTGAGATTCTACGCCGAGCTGAAGGCATCAAAAAAATTGCTCAGGAGTTCAGTAATCAGCGTAAGGGTGATCTGAGCATTGCAACAACCCATACTCAGGCCCGCTATGCATTGCCGCCAATTATCAGTGGCTTTATCGAGTCCTACCCGGATGTGTCTCTGCATATGCACCAGGGCACGCCAATGCAGATCTCTGAAATGGCTGCTAACGGAGCCGTTGATTTCGCCATTGCCACTGAAGCCATGGAGTTGTTCAACGACCTGATCATGATGCCTTGCTACCGCTGGAACCGAACTGTCATTGTGCCCAAGGACCACCCGCTTGCACAGCTGTCTGAGCTGACACTGGAAGAGTTGGCTGAGTATCCACTGGTGACTTATGTGTTTGGTTTTACCGGGCGCTCAAAACTTGATGAGGCATTCCAG is a window from the Marinobacter sp. ANT_B65 genome containing:
- a CDS encoding general secretion pathway protein GspB; its protein translation is MSYILDALRKSETERRQGKVPDLGQQVQLIHRPKKRRISPVLWVALALLVNAVVLAVLFWPERISDSGTEPGALETAPEQVPTIAPPPTQIPAASEPPVEVVSQAQPERASEPLAEPVRERPTIITPSLPQKRQAPLYSRDAPGAGAGARVPHLVELPLSFQKSIPDLMFNSHIYATDPYSSRVMINGHYLRQGESFSGITVEEVTEDGVVLSKQGRKFRVGIVRDWVSPR
- the cysB gene encoding HTH-type transcriptional regulator CysB, with translation MKLQQLRYIWEVAHHDLNVSATAQSLFTSQPGISKQIRLLEDELGLEIFARSGKHLTRITPGGEIIVREAGEILRRAEGIKKIAQEFSNQRKGDLSIATTHTQARYALPPIISGFIESYPDVSLHMHQGTPMQISEMAANGAVDFAIATEAMELFNDLIMMPCYRWNRTVIVPKDHPLAQLSELTLEELAEYPLVTYVFGFTGRSKLDEAFQTKGLTPKVVFTAADADVIKTYVRLGLGVGIIASMAFDPKTDPDLVALDAKKLFRPSVTRLGFRKGTFLRGYMYDFIQRFAPHLTKETIDQAVAHQSSRSEIEALFKDVELPTY
- the dinG gene encoding ATP-dependent DNA helicase DinG, whose product is MPLNDDIKQQIQQSYRDVLSGKGVRARYGQRLMIAEIARYMGDITENDGQRTSPAAVCVVEAGTGTGKTLAYLIAAIPVAKALGKTLVISTATVALQDQIVQKDLPDLKAHSKLDFTWTLAKGRGRYLCMSRLESRLHDEGNGDSDTMPLFLLDGPGTEEPGTRAFFEEMLASYGSRKWDGDRDHWPEQIPDDVWRQVTTDHRQCTNRHCSYFDSCAFFDARKDLDDVDIVVANHDLVLADLALGGGAILPEPENALFIFDEGHHLPDKALNHFAASVPLNSTRQWLKQLSQALTKMQPYLAPATPAAKSIDRISTASRDVDLVLARVYEETEQNTGWEFNEERRSAQWRYPEGELPEALAELASESRIATANLVRHLGNLADELQGAFDERKQHEIDRDTAEAWYPVIGAFHSRSEDQLRLWTAWTEQFDGPGKSPPPARWSVRQRWDHGEDITLFSSPVLADNLLYSRLWSRAYGAVLTSATLTALGRFDRLQARAGLPEASRMLVVPSSFRYGEMATVEVPAMDCMPTDDGFADELIKRLPAVWAGETATLVLFTSRRQMHQVRDALAPEYPGLIITQDDMSRGEVLRQHRQQVDDGRPSVLFGVASFAEGIDLPGKYLHHVVITRLPFSVPDNPIEAGLAEWITQRGGNPFMEITVPDASIKLVQAVGRLLRTEEDTGRVTILDRRIVARRYGQLLLDSLPPFRRIIER